In the Salvia miltiorrhiza cultivar Shanhuang (shh) chromosome 8, IMPLAD_Smil_shh, whole genome shotgun sequence genome, tattatgcaacaaaaaaatattatgaaacaaatggagtaattagccgccggaagttCATAGCCGCTGACCAGTAGCCGTGTATAGTTTGGACCGCcggctactgttcacggctatgaatttccggcggctaattgtttcattggtttctaaatatttttttgttgcataatatacataatagtgaaatttttagtcctcttactaatgtttttataacgcaaacgtaagctaatttttttataaattttcaaacataCAGTATACATTAGattgtgaaagtgacgtgagttgggcAATTATTGTCTCTTCATCACATTTTTAACTTGTGAAATTGACGTGAGTTAGACATTTTACAAAAACCGAAGCATGTCAGGTCTGCTTTTccaaaaaaccaagcatgtcGGCTTTGACTTTTTAGACTTTGGCTTGGGTGGGTACTTTTGTAAGACaagttataaaagtgggtactttcGCCTATTCACAGATAGAATTACCCCTAAATTGGCGGCTGGGGAGAGTCTCCAAAACAAGGGAATTAATTCCCTAATCACCAATCAGCCGCCCACTCCAAAAATTGGGCTGACAAGTTCGAATCAAAgggcaaaaaaaaaactaataagaGAGTTTTCATGCTATTAcatccaaaataaataattccaAGCGCATCATTTTTGCATCTTCAAATTCAAGCCAAAACTCCACAAAACTCGTCTTTCATTAGTTCATTGCATCCACCACTCTTTACTCGCAAGCCATACAATTCCTGCACAGAATAGCACCAAACTTGTATAATATTAACCAAAAATCACAGAATACAACTTAAATCTGGACAATTAAAACGCACACATCAGGGTCTTGCAATTGAGCATCTTAAAATCTTTTTAGACATTTTATCATACacactaaggggggtgtattcgttgtggattttaatagatttctatggattttaaaagtctgggtgtattcgttccagacttttaaaagtctgcagaaatctgggtgtattcgtttaagacttttaaaagtccatataaatctgggtgtattcgtttcagactttttaaaatccatacaaatctaggtgtattcgttattccattgacttaaaatctggaatgactttcatggatttcatccaaaaaatacacacgacgaaatccggccaagaaccacgagaattgaaatccatgaaattttaagcgagcgctgagttccagcgcccgcggccaagaagccagtgagcgctggaactcagccacCGTTGAGAGAGTCCAGCATATGCTGGATTCCAGCATATGCTGGATTCGAGCGAGTCTGAAttctctgcctctctctctacGCGCTCCGTGTCTCTCGCCACGCCGttgccgctgccgccgccgcagGCCCACAGTCCCCCAGCGCAGTGTGAGCGCCGCACCATCTCTCCTCTCCCCGACTCCTCCGGGACCGCCCCGGCGCACCCCTCACCTCTCAGCTGCTGTGCCGTTTTGGTGCCCAATGCATTGCTCAACACTGGGTTTCCATGATGCCTTTTTGGtttccagcggtcgctgggtttccagcggtgctgggactcagcgggcgttggcatcatggatttcaattccagaattatcccctaaattcttcgaaaatcagtgaaaatcggggtgaaatccaaccacgaattctttgaaagtcgtctggaatctatgtgaattccatggaatttgaattccatggactttttaaagtctgtagaaatccacaacgaatacacccccctaagtcACGATGACCTAGTAATTAAAGGAAAAACATCTTACAATCACACATCctcatattaattaaattaacaagtTTAAGTTTTTTAATCAAGATTTATTTGTATAGTTGTTTGATTTATTTCACTTATAAGGACTTCATTCTTTTAATCTGTATATATGATTAAAAAATCTAGGTCTGTCATATTAATACATATGTAAATTTAGAGCCgttataaaatatttagttCATCACAAGTTAATTTACAAAGGACCATATTAATTCTCGAAGATGATTTTAGCATTCTTCCACCGTGACTGCTTAATTGAAGAACTGTACGGATGCACAATGACAATCGTTCTccttcaaataatttaaaatcaaaagagtcaaattttaaaaaatccaaTATGCAAGTGGATCAGGATTCTCTCTCTGATGTTTTTTTAACTATGGTGATGATAACCCCAACTTGAATCTTCTGAGATAAATTCCTTTTCCACACGTTGTGCAAAGGTTTTTCCATTTACAAAAATGTTTTATGTCTTCATATTAGTAGGCATCATACATTGTTTATGCAACAGGACAAAGATGATCGATCCGGGTAAAACCAATATGCAATGCACATACAAAAACTtcatttagtatttttttttctctccaaAGATCTTCAAAGATCATGAATCGAAATTATATCAACACTTGTCTATGTTAACATTGTTGCACCATATTCTTCTAATACATAGGTTTAATTTTTCTCTATGTAATTTGCAGGCTATTCAATATGACATGAAGGACCCAAAACATTACAAAGATGAATTGGATATGCCACGCACACACAAAAATTACTCATTATTTTCTCATTCGAGATTTCGTTCTCATAAACTCTATTCAACTAATCATCTGTTCAAAATTTTCAGCCCATAATTTTGAAGTTATACAAGGGTAAGAGAACTTACTCCACGTATAGGAAAAAAGAAAGTAAAATTTGTACATTTCTTATGATCAAATTCttgggaaaaaaaaatagaagaaataatAATCAAACACTTGTTTAATGGTTGAACTTtaacacttttcttttttcatttttcattttaaagaaataataATCAAACAATTTATTCTTAAAAGGGTATATCCGATTGGATTCCAAAAGGCATGCCATGCTGGCTGGCTTTCTTTTAATGATTACAAATCGAACCAACCCACGTTTGAGCCTTTCTTTTTTATTACTCGTACAGGCAGAACATTATGCAAATGTATTTATTCATGCCATTATCGCGAACAAAATTTGCAAAGAACATTATTCTTCATCCAACAAAATATATATGCCTTACAGATTAAATGGAAACATATTAGGATGCAGCATTTTCAACAATCCTCTCTCGTATACTTCCATTTGCAAGTCTGTATTTTAGAATATGACTTAACATTTCCAGTAGTAAAAGCTCTAGACAGCAGGGTTACCTCTCAAGTCGACTAACCAGTCAATCCGGCTCGTCCCTTTGCTGGCCTCTGTAGCTGGAGCCAGGAGCGACGTTGTCCTCGTCCTCAAGAATCAATTTAACTCCATTGTTATTTAGGGCATTCACAATTGCCCAAATCTTTGTGCGGTTCTGGAAGCCTTTCTTCTCGATTTCCTTGTTGACGTTGACATGGATGCCTCTGCCCTGGCCATGTTCGAGACCATCTACTCTGAGCCTCATTGCCAACACTTCTCCAACAACTGTTGCAGCCTTTGCATTACAAGAACGGCCACATTCAAGCGAGTTTTTGAGAGCGTGTTCGACTGTTGAAGCTGTTGCAACTATTCGTCCATTGTTCCTGTCTACCACATTTGCTGTGATGTATTTCAATGATATGAACAGTCTCAACACATATCTCTTCAGCAATGTCATCCCTGAATATTACCTCTGTAACAAGAAAGCATTTACTTAACATCAACACTTGCTACAAACCTAATCATAAAGAAGTTATGTAGTGGTAGCTCTTTCAAGCAGCTCGGGTCATAACATTGGAAATACTCCAACTGTCCACCAACATGATCATAGACACTACTACACTTGCTTCTTCCAAGAAGATTTATTAGTGCAAAACaatgaaataagaaaatatgtTTCTTTCAATATCACTACCTTGCTGAAGAATATCAACGAGGACATgtcaaattgtttattttgctCTAATTTGCAAATATAGGTCAGCAATAGCAAACACACAATTCCTAATTGAGTTATTGAACAAGGACAAGCTCAGTTCTACTTATGCATTTTATCAAACAGTTGATCTGCCAAGAATTATCAATCATCAATTCCTCATTCCTCAAAATCTCAAATCACACAATTCTGATTTATGAAAGCAATATGAAATATGCAACCAACTCAAGTATTAAACAGCCATATAGaggaaaaacaacaaaaattgtCCAAATTCACTATCAACATTCAACAACgatttcacacacacacaaagagattaatttaaCAGATCAAGTCACCAACCTCCGATCAAGTCTTAGCCAGTCTCGTGCAATCAATCAAGAGCTTGGACTGCGTCGGCGGTCGGGCAGCCCCTCGACGGGCGGAGTAGTCGAGGCGCAGACAGGCGCTGCCTACTGGCCGCGACGCTAAGGCGGTGGTGGTAGAGATGCGGAGGCTGGCGAGGGCGCGACGGAGTGGAGGAGTCTGAAACAGGTTGAGGTGCCCCGGCTGTTGAGGTGGACGTGGAGGCGACGCGGCGCGACGCTGCGGCGTAGAGAAAGAGCATCGACGAGGGAGTGACTGAACGGAACGGAGAGAGCTAGGGGTGAACGTTCGGTTATATGATTCActttttgctaaaaccaaaccaaatcaTATTTTAGttcgatttaaaaaaataaaaatcgaaccgaacggAATTAGTcgaacaaaccgaaccgaattaaccgaaatttttataattaaaaccgaatcgaaaaaccgaattaatccgaagaaaaccgaaatttttgaaaaaaaaccgaaaaaatcgaaattttcgaaaaaaaaaactaaaaattccaaaaaaaaaactataaaataaaaaaatattagaagttagatattataaaattataattaaaatattatatatattataaatataattcagtttttcggttttgttcggttttaaaaaatccgaaccgaaccgaaccgaaccgaaaaatcgaaattttatggaaaaaaaatcgaaccgaaccgaaaaatcgaaaaaatcaAACCATATcttaaaatttcggtttggatcggttcggttattcggtttcggattttttgctcacccctaaggAGACCGGATGAAAAGAGTAAATTACTATACTTGCTACTATATTAAAATGGTTAATTTAGCTGCTCAAAAAAACAAATGGTTAATTTAAACCATAATTTAGGTTTTAATGGGTTTTAATCTCAACagtagaaataaaataaaatgataaaatacaCGTGATTTACATGGTTTGATCTACGTGGTTTGGTCCTTAGTgttttcactatactttgaaGATTACATTTTACATGgtgaagaaaaaattaataaagcTCTCTTTAACTTATAACCTAATATCTTATTTATAAGCATAAGAAAATGACCTAAAGTACTTGGGCCTTTTTAACCCTAAAGCCCACTAATACAAGCTCCTTGGCCTAAATCTACTAATCTGCCGCGTGTTCGATATTTCTTTAACTTTGGCTTGCATCTTCAACTCTGGCTTCTCTCTTTAGACTTAATGCACCTCTGAAATATAATACTCGGCTCGGGCGGACTCGGCTTTATAATTGCTCCAGATCTATAACAACATCAAAATAATACACATGTAACAGTTTAATCTTAATTGTGCACGACTTATATTCGAGCCTTTGATGGGCCTAACATATCTTATTTGGGCCTTTCTTTAGAAGGACAGGAATCCCGAATTCCATCCTCATCagattttaattcaaataaaaaatttattaaattaatttatataagttGATCGGATATACGCgataattgaaaataattctAATTTCTCGACCTGAAATCAAAAATAATTCTCATTTCCTTACCAGGTATCAAATAATCACAATTGATATTATCGATTCAATTCGATTGTTACCCGATAACCGTTTGATTATCCATATTCGATCTAGTTTATGGTTTAATTTTGAGGAACTTTATACATCCACTTTTAGAAATTGTTACACTTAATAATCATCTCTATTGAAAAATCATATTTGTATTTCTTATAGTTAAGAGTTAGGGATATAAAAACGGGTATTGAACTTCAAGCGGTGCGAACTCCTGTTTACGAACAATGAGGTCCAGGGTTTAAACCCCACCGCTCTCCCTCccccaaagtaaaaaaaaatcgatattCAATATCCgaaaaaattagggtttcagTCGTGATGGGTAATAAGGTTTTATAGAAATATCAGGTATCAAATAGTATATTCAATTGGGTATATCACAAATAAtcgattttttttagtttataaattaaatagttaaaatataattaaattaaaataaatttgtttataaattaaatagttaaaatataattaaattgaaataaatttataaaacagAAAGTATAAATCGATCTCCTGATTTCGCACTTCTTTTTCTCAGTTTGTTTATATTTCTTGGTTCTTCCATTGACTTCAATTTACTCCAAATTCGAAATCACAAACTTTCATACCTTTAAAATTTCAATCGCGCACGTTCAATTCTCAAATCCAAATTCGAAATCACAAACTTTCATacctttcaaatttcaattgtGCACGTTCAATTCTCAAGTCGGATTTGTACGACGTAGTCTTCCGACAACGATAGATCGACGATGATGCTAGTGAAACCAATTTCAAGTTGATTCAATCCATCTTCCAATGTTGAATTCTCGCGAGCATTGCCACTAgtgactaattttttttttctttttacggTAATAaccatttataatttatttgttatcatGATTTCAATAGCTGCTGAAAATCCAATGATATGGTGGAAATATAAACAACATTGATAGGTATTAATCATATTTGAACAATCAACttctagaaaaaaaataaatgaaaaaagtaCAATGCTTAAAATACTATATGCCTCAGTCTCCAACTAGGCATATAAAGTTAACACAAACACTCTCTATCTTATGGTGTGCACGGATCGGCCCAAACTTAGTCcatattcaattcaaaatttgattcaaaactcaaattcatgaTCCATTATGTAGAAGTAAGACTATGTTTATCAGCAACCATTCAACCATccaaccatccaaccatcttcaatatttaattaatttctctctcttccacatcactAATATTCATCTCAACCCAACCACctatatttttgttgatttatcaatgaccaccccaaccactcaaccacaacattatatataattattttattattatttttaatcgtaataattttagtaatattaaacctaaattaaaatattacaaaaaaaattaaaatgaaaaaataataaactaataaaaattaaattacgacaaactaaaaatataaattacaacaatcccaaactcgaaatagaaaaaaattactGTCTCTATCcattgaaaaatagagaaagaaaatctATGTGTTATATGTAGAGACTAGAGAGGAAAAATTGAAGAATTTCAAGGTGTATTGAAATATGGCAAGAGtggtctctatttatagagaatgaaaaaacataaattttggtatttttatttttatttttaaatattttatataaaaaatataatagttTTATCTAAGTAAAATTTTTAAATCAATACAACATAGACAAGTGGCAAAGTACAATTGGTATAGAgtggaggaaagagagagaccATGGTGGTCTCTTATTTTGGGTGGTCGACCGCATGCAATTCCAagcatttcattttttatttatttttaattgtctATCCTACATGGAGGTCGACCATGTCGCCCCATTTAGCACCGATAAAGGCAGTCTAACTattgttataaataaaattaatacattatataaataaatgtatcaATTATTgtataaataaaagtgataattatTATGATTAAAGTAATAGTTATAAAAGTTATAATgttgatgaataaaaataacagTTCGTATGTATATAAAAGTAATGGGTTGAATTCGAGTCgtgtaaataaaagtaacaatattcattataaaaataatagtaattattataattaaaaataataattataaaattaatagtattaatgaataaaaataataattcatgcatataagataaataagtcgAATCAAGATCGGATTAGACCCGAGTATCGTTGAAGCATGCTCAACGCACACATGCCTAATGTTAAAGACACCCATATATCATAAAATGAAACTTCATTTGATACTGAAAAATTGTCCAAccataaaatcataattatttgatttagaCTTTCGCCCCCTCGCCCTCGTGCAAATACTTTTGAACACCATACTTCAATAAATTCAATTTCTCCAAACTATAAAATTTGGATCCACCCGTGCCTCGAATGATCGAATCTTTGTTTTGCAATACATTCCATCATCATGTAACTCGAATAAATATcttaaaagaaataatttacataaGTTATCGTCAACCTAAAAATTAAGTCAACTAAAATACAGtttttatcaattttcttaCAATTTCAGAAAAgtgtcaaaaaaaaatatatatatatatgggcccAACTGTCATAAGACGatagccccccccccccccttttttttttcatgttgaTTTTTCGTTGTCCAAATTCTAATTCTAATATCTAAATGAAGCACGCAAGCTCCCGAAGCACCACCGTCAAAGTGAATCCGAACCCTTCATTCGTCGCCACGTGGCGCTCCTCCTCCCCCACTCAGCTCTATATATTTATCATTTCACCAAACCCAAACCCTTATTCTCGTATTTCTCTTCAAATCCAAAGCGCTGCCGCACAAAGCTTTGGCCGAGACTAAAGGAAGCCTTACGAAACCCTAGATCTCGCTCCAACACCCTCGAAAACTCAAGGTAAAATTTCCAAGGCTGCTGCCTTTCATGCGATTTTGCGTATCTAGATAATCTATTTCGAattcctcttttttctttttcttttttccttgtGGTCGGGAAATTGAGTTTTTGTTTGCAGATGGTGTCTGATGCGAGCAAGAAGAAGGCGGCTCAGAAGAAGGCCGCGGCCGCCGCTAAAAGAGGGGGTAAGGCCACCGCATCTAAGGCGGCTGCGCCTGAGAACGGTAGCAGCAAAGTTGATAGTCTGGCCAGCGGAGTTGGGGATCTTCACATATCTGATCGGACGTGTACCGGCGTTCTCTGCTCCCATCCTTTGTCCAGAGATATACGGGTGAGCCCGCTATTTTCTGTTGATTTTTGTCTGTGGTAGATTTTTGTATTGAGTGCGTTTTTCTAGGATTTATGTCAGTTATTTTCAAAACAAAAGGATTAATGTTTTGATAAATCTTCTACGCGCGACCATTAAGTTTGTTTTTCTCTGGATTTGTTTAGGACAATTCGTCGCTGTATGTGTATGTATATTTATGTGTGTTTATGTAGACTGACCAAAAATTGAAAACTATCGCTCTGTTTTTGATATCTGCCTCCCAATTCATTTAGATTATCAAATGGAGTTTGGGTTCATGTCCGAAAATGCTTTGTTGCCTTGTCGAGTAGTTATAAGTTTCCATCCTCTTGATCATCTCCTTTTTCGGAGTCTCATACATTGTAATTATAAGATTAGTTTAGTTATTCAACTGTGGTCTTAGACTCTCATATTAAGTTTGTGGCATGCAACCTAGAAGTGATTTTGCATATAGCCCTGCAAATACTGGATGAATCTTATGAGTGGGTTTTAGTTGTCAAGATGTAATCTACATAGTCAGATTGCACTTTGTGTTGTATTATGGGCTCCTACATGTTGAAATACTTTAATTCGTACTGAAGAGTTTAAAGAATTTGCCATTAGTTTGCCTATGCCTAAAAAGTAAATACTTAGCTGGTCTTTGGCATCGGTTAACAATCTAGTAATATtggttctttattttttaaatgttttCTGGTGTCGTGTCTCATGTTTAGTTTATTGTTTCTAGTTTGGTGCACCTAGATGAGCGCCTTGTGTATCCAATAAGTTCAACCTTGTAAGGAATGCTCTGTAGTAGGTAAATTGTGTACGAATTGTCATTCTTTTCACTGTGCaactgatatttataattaCAAATTTGTATATCATATACATCTATAAGAGGTAATTTTATAGAGTGTTATTTATTGTCATGCAGATAGAATCTCTTTCTCTGACTTTCCACGGCCATGATCTAATAGTTGACTCTGAACTGGAACTGAACTATGGCAGGTATGCAGTGTTCCTGGATTGTGTGGTTTGGTGCACCTAATAATTTAACTTGTATGTGATGTATGCTGCCTTATCTTTGCAGACGTTATGGTTTGCTTGGATTGAATGGCTGCGGAAAGTCTACTCTTCTTTCTTCAATAGGTGCCCGTGAGCTTCCAATTCCAGAGCACGTGGATATTTATCACCTTTCAAGAGAAATTGAAGCTTCTGATATGTCCTCACTTCAGGCCGTCATAAGTTGTGATGAGGAGCGGCTGAAATTGGAGAAAGAAGTTGAAATTTTATCTGCCCAGGTATATTTCATTGCTACAGAatgatttttcttctttttataatAATAGCATATTCCAATGTATTTCCATGTCTTATATGTGGTTACAGGATGATGGTGGTGGAGAAGCACTTGAGCGCATTTATGAACGTTTGGATGCATTGGATGCATCTACTGCTGAAAAGCGAGCTGCTGAGATTTTATTTGGTCTCGGCTTTACCAAGCAAATGCAAGAGAAGAAGACACGCGACTTTTCTGGTGGCTGGAGGATGAGGATTGCTTTAGCAAGAGCTCTTTTCATGAACCCAACCATATTGTTGCTTGATGAACCAACAAATCATCTTGGTATGCTCTCTAGACAGCATGACCTTTAAATTATACTGTATTTTATGTAGCCCCTACAGAGACATGATCTCTGGGTTTATGAATAAAACTGTTTAGTGTCAATGTTTCTcccttttaatttagttttaacTAATCTTGTGGCTTACACGGACAACTGGATGTTTTTTTTCCATGAAAAAGTTTGTTCTGCAATTGCATAGTCCATGTACATTATATTTTAGCATGTTCTTTATTTTAGCATGTTCTTTTGATATTTTGATCTTAATGTTCACTTTTTCGTGGTCACAGATTTGGAGGCATGTGTCTGGTTAGAGGAGATGTTGAAGAAGTTCGAGCGAATTCTTGTTGTGGTTTCACATTCCCAGGATTTCTTGAACGGAGTATGCACCAACATCATACATATGCAGAGTAAGAAGATAAAGCTCTACTCTGGAAATTATGACCAGTATGTCCAAACCAGATCTGAACTTGAGGAGAACCAGATGAAACAATACAAGTGGGAGCAGGAGCAGATAGCTTCAATGAAGGAATACATTGCGCGGTTTGGTCATGGATCTGCTAAGCTTGCTCGTCAGGCCCAGAGTAAGGAGAAAACTTTGGCGAAGATGGAAAGGGGTGGTCTTACAGAGAAGGTGGCCAGAGATAAGGTCCTTGTTTTTAGATTCACTGATGTTGGAAAGCTCCCACCTCCTGTTCTTCAGTTTGTGGAAGTGAAGTTTGGCTACACTCCTGATAACCTCATCTACAAGAACATTGATTTTGGTGTAGACCTCGATTCTCGAGTGGCATTGGTGGGACCCAATGGTGCTGGGAAAAGCACCTTGCTAAAGCTGATGACAGGGGATTTGTTTCCTCAGGACGGCATGGTTCGTCGCCATAACCACTTGAGGATCGCACAGTTCCATCAGCATCTGGCTGAGAAACTTGACGTGGAAATGTCTGCCCTTCAATACATGATGAGGGAGTATCCTGGACATGAAGAAGAGAAGATGAGAGCCATAGTCGGAAGGTTTGGGCTCACAGGAAAAGCACAAGTAATGCCTATGAAGAACTTGTCCGATGGGCAAAGGAGCCGTGTGATCTTCGCATGGCTAGCTTGGAGGCAACCACACATGCTACTGCTGGACGAGCCAACTAACCATCTGGATATTGAGACAATTGACTCACTGGCCGAGGCACTGAATGAATGGGACGGTGGTTTGGTTCTTGTTAGCCATGATTTCAGGCTGATAAACCAGGTGGCAAAAGAGATATGGGTGTGTGAGAATCAGGCAGTGACCCGGTGGGAGGGAGACATCATGGACTTCAAGCGGCACCTGAGGTTGAGGGCTGGCTTGTCGGACTGAGGTGAGATGATAGTGTATCAGAGCATGGGCACAGCTAGTTTTCCTCGCCATAGCTTTGGTGCGCTCGGATGGGTATTCTGTCCGGTGATGATGCTTGTGGAAGTCGCGCATTAGGAGATAGATGTGAAATGGGTGCTGGCTGCTATATTCTCTTCTTATGCTAATACCTGGGCGTCCAAGAGGCGGAGGTGGGTACCCCCCTCCACTAATATTACTATTCTGTTTGTTCTATATAAATTTTGATGTACTGAATTTCATGGTCGTCCTTGAACCATTTAATATTTGAATCTAGTATTTTAATAAACATATAACGACTGTCATGTCTTTTCTTTTGCGTTGTTGAGGATTTGGATTACTGTGTTTGAATATGAGGCTTGATTTATTTGGTGATTGTTGTAATTTAGCTTCATGAGGATTTACCTTGTAGTTTACAAGCGAAATCATCTCATTTGGATTTTTGGCATGTCTGATTTGATTCATAGCCTCGGATTCTAAATATCTTCACAGCCTTGGAAAACTAATTAGTTTCGTCTTTGGCGGATGTTCGGCCTTCCTGTTATATTTAATGCTCTACTCCTCTATACGGCGGGATTCACTTTTGGTGATAGTTTAGATAAATGATGGATGTCAAAACTTATTTTGGTAATAGCTTAGATGAATACAAATACATGTTATTTCGTCATATATTTCGATGGAGATtaagtaattttgagcatgcgGGATAATATAATTCTTTTGAAATACTAGATGATACTCCTATTATATGATCAGAGACTTCCAACTTAAGATGGAGGACAGCCGCGACAATAAAAATTGAGGGCGAGGGTGGGGGAACTCGAGAAATAATGGGAGTCCCAATTGTAGTAGTCATATTGGGATGATTCCTGAGTTATGGCTTTTCAAAtttgttactccctccatcccattccAAATGTATCAGTTTCTTTAATGAGATATtttattacaaatgtctcatttctttatTGATAAGTAATTAAAGGAATTTAATGGGCTTACCCAtcctatttttaaaataatactccttccgtccatgTTATGTGTGGTGTGGATGAGAGaacacaatttttaaaaaaatagtgggAGATGTATATAAAGTAGAGAAAATGTCCCACCAAAATTGAAttgttagttaattaataaatggtgTGTGAGATGagctttttataaatattatgtgTGAATGAGGTAAAAGACCAAAATTGAATTGTTAGCTAATACATACTCCTAAATTGGAAAGACCACACTTATTGTGAATggacaaaaatgacaaaaatatcaCACTTATCGTAGATGGAGGAAGTATTCAAATAATTTTCACCTATCTACTTTATAATTAATGtgtcttaatttccgtgcctaAGTAACGAGGCATTTATAataggacggagggaatattatttAACTCTGGTTACTTAATTTAGTTACTTTAGTAGATTCAGGGGTATATGCCGTGTAGCAAGACACCATATACCGAAGAAATACTAAGTAACCACATCAAGTGGGAGGTGCGTTGCTTCAATTGGGCCTAGTGCAACCCCTTGCACTCACACTCACATCTTATTAAAGTTGTATCAGACTTACAGTGCATGGTAGCCAACCAATGACTTCAAAATTTAGATCCTTTTATA is a window encoding:
- the LOC131000621 gene encoding uncharacterized protein LOC131000621 — translated: MTLLKRYVLRLFISLKYITANVVDRNNGRIVATASTVEHALKNSLECGRSCNAKAATVVGEVLAMRLRVDGLEHGQGRGIHVNVNKEIEKKGFQNRTKIWAIVNALNNNGVKLILEDEDNVAPGSSYRGQQRDEPD
- the LOC131000555 gene encoding ABC transporter F family member 1, which gives rise to MVSDASKKKAAQKKAAAAAKRGGKATASKAAAPENGSSKVDSLASGVGDLHISDRTCTGVLCSHPLSRDIRIESLSLTFHGHDLIVDSELELNYGRRYGLLGLNGCGKSTLLSSIGARELPIPEHVDIYHLSREIEASDMSSLQAVISCDEERLKLEKEVEILSAQDDGGGEALERIYERLDALDASTAEKRAAEILFGLGFTKQMQEKKTRDFSGGWRMRIALARALFMNPTILLLDEPTNHLDLEACVWLEEMLKKFERILVVVSHSQDFLNGVCTNIIHMQSKKIKLYSGNYDQYVQTRSELEENQMKQYKWEQEQIASMKEYIARFGHGSAKLARQAQSKEKTLAKMERGGLTEKVARDKVLVFRFTDVGKLPPPVLQFVEVKFGYTPDNLIYKNIDFGVDLDSRVALVGPNGAGKSTLLKLMTGDLFPQDGMVRRHNHLRIAQFHQHLAEKLDVEMSALQYMMREYPGHEEEKMRAIVGRFGLTGKAQVMPMKNLSDGQRSRVIFAWLAWRQPHMLLLDEPTNHLDIETIDSLAEALNEWDGGLVLVSHDFRLINQVAKEIWVCENQAVTRWEGDIMDFKRHLRLRAGLSD